In Paenibacillus sp. FSL M7-0420, a single genomic region encodes these proteins:
- the mazG gene encoding nucleoside triphosphate pyrophosphohydrolase: MSATLTIVGLGSGNPDRLTLGIIKKLKAASAVYVRTAEHPVMAALAEMEIFWESFDGLYESLSSFPEVYEAIAATLMEKAASAPQGTEIVYAVPGHPMVAESAVSLLRGRCPEAGIELNILGGESFLDEAFVRLGFDPIEGFQLLDASGIRSSQLHPELHTLIGQVYDSFTASETKLCLMELYPPEYEVIAAHALGVEGEEQILRVPLYELDRLDGYGNLSLVYVPASLTDEARNRTFARLHEIVDILRSPEGCPWDREQTHESLRKNLIEETYEVLETIDEDDPDHMREELGDLLLQIMLHSQMEEELGTFSVYDVIEGLNEKLLFRHPHVFGDQAAGNAEEALQNWEGMKAEEKRRKGVKPEALSALSGVPRDLPALMKAYKLQKKASRVGFDWDNTSDVLAKIREEVDELQEAIETGQSAEEQMLELGDLLFAATNVARFIGADPEEALTRTNRKFVSRFEYIEQRLRDQGVRLEDSPLEEMEALWQEAKTEERKQ; the protein is encoded by the coding sequence ATGAGCGCAACATTAACGATCGTCGGCCTGGGCTCCGGGAACCCGGACCGGCTGACACTGGGCATTATCAAGAAGCTGAAGGCGGCCTCGGCCGTATACGTGCGGACCGCAGAGCATCCTGTCATGGCTGCACTGGCGGAGATGGAGATATTCTGGGAGTCCTTCGACGGGCTGTATGAGTCGCTGTCGTCCTTCCCTGAGGTCTATGAAGCCATTGCGGCAACGCTAATGGAGAAGGCTGCATCCGCTCCGCAGGGCACGGAGATCGTCTATGCCGTGCCGGGGCATCCCATGGTGGCCGAATCCGCCGTCTCCCTGCTGCGCGGGCGCTGCCCGGAGGCGGGCATTGAGCTGAATATCCTCGGCGGCGAGAGCTTCCTGGATGAAGCGTTCGTCCGTCTGGGCTTTGATCCGATTGAAGGCTTCCAGCTGCTGGACGCCTCCGGTATCCGCAGCTCCCAGCTTCACCCGGAGCTGCACACCCTGATCGGGCAGGTCTATGACAGCTTCACTGCGTCCGAGACCAAGCTCTGCCTGATGGAGCTGTACCCGCCCGAGTATGAGGTCATTGCCGCACATGCGCTTGGCGTGGAGGGCGAAGAGCAGATTCTCCGGGTGCCGCTGTACGAGCTGGACCGGCTGGACGGCTATGGTAATCTGTCGCTGGTATATGTTCCGGCGAGCCTTACGGATGAAGCACGTAACCGCACCTTTGCCCGGCTGCATGAGATTGTCGATATTCTGCGGAGCCCCGAGGGCTGTCCCTGGGACCGTGAGCAGACGCATGAATCCTTGCGCAAAAATCTGATCGAAGAGACCTATGAGGTGCTGGAGACAATTGACGAGGATGATCCGGACCATATGAGGGAAGAGCTGGGCGACCTGCTGCTCCAGATTATGCTTCACTCCCAGATGGAAGAGGAGCTGGGAACCTTCAGTGTCTACGATGTCATTGAGGGGCTGAATGAGAAGCTGCTGTTCCGCCATCCGCATGTATTCGGCGATCAGGCGGCGGGCAATGCCGAGGAGGCGCTGCAGAACTGGGAAGGGATGAAGGCTGAGGAGAAGCGGCGCAAAGGCGTGAAGCCCGAAGCCCTGTCCGCACTCAGCGGGGTTCCGAGGGATCTGCCGGCTCTGATGAAGGCGTATAAGCTGCAGAAGAAGGCGTCCCGCGTCGGCTTCGACTGGGATAACACCAGTGATGTGCTGGCCAAGATCCGCGAGGAGGTTGACGAGCTTCAGGAAGCGATTGAGACGGGACAGTCCGCCGAGGAGCAGATGCTGGAGCTGGGCGACCTGCTGTTCGCAGCCACCAATGTGGCCCGCTTCATCGGAGCCGATCCGGAAGAAGCGCTGACCCGCACCAACCGCAAATTCGTATCCCGCTTCGAGTATATTGAGCAGCGTCTGCGGGATCAGGGGGTCCGGCTGGAGGACAGCCCGCTCGAAGAGATGGAGGCCCTCTGGCAGGAAGCCAAGACAGAAGAGCGGAAGCAATAG
- a CDS encoding HU family DNA-binding protein: MNKTDLVNNISEKSGLAKKDVETVLNGMLGEITEALASGDKVQLIGFGTFETRKRSGRTGRNPQSGTPIEIPESTVPAFKAGNKLKEAVN, encoded by the coding sequence ATGAACAAGACAGATCTGGTAAACAACATTTCCGAGAAAAGCGGATTGGCCAAAAAAGACGTAGAAACCGTACTTAACGGAATGCTGGGCGAAATTACAGAAGCTCTGGCAAGCGGAGATAAAGTACAGCTGATCGGCTTCGGTACTTTTGAAACGCGCAAACGTTCCGGCCGCACCGGCCGTAACCCGCAATCGGGCACACCTATCGAAATTCCTGAATCCACAGTGCCGGCCTTCAAGGCAGGTAACAAGCTCAAAGAAGCCGTTAACTAA